TCCCGTCCGATGAGGTCCACATCGTAGCCCAGTCGTGGACTGTGGCGAAGAAATCGAACGCTCCCTTGACGTAATCCCAGTAGCGGCGGATGGTCCCCGTGTCGCCGGTGTATGCGAGATACGCCGCGACGCCGCAGAGCACAAGCCCGTTCGCCCACTCGGTCTCGAACTTCTGAAACGGCTTCCCAACAGCGTGGATGAGCCACCTGTAGCCGAAGTTCGGGTCATGGTAATGTGTCCATTTCCAATCTGTAAAGACATATGCCCCGAAGGTCTTTTTGGCGTCTTCGATCAATCTATGTCTTGCGTGTTTGTCGAGGATGGGGAAGGCGAGGAAGTTGGATGCGATCCTCCAGCTCGTCCCGCAGGCGTCCCAGTGATGTCCGAAAGGGCGGTTGTAAACCTCAGAGGATATCCTCATCTTGAGCCCATCGAGAAGTCCTGGAACGTTCACGGCGGGGAACTCGCCCCACGGCGGGATCGGGAGGGAGTAGCTCACCTCGGATGATGCTGGCCTGGCGGTGTAGGGTCCGAAGAACGTGGGGAGATCGAACGTCTCAACCCCGTCGCAGAACTCGATAGGATACCCGCATCCTTTTGCGAGCGAGAGGATCGGCGGAAGGGGGGCGAGCCTCAGAGGTTCCAGGTCGAAATCGCCCTCCATCACCTCGAACTCGTATCGATCGCGGATCTCGACCTTATCGTTTAAGACCTTGAACTCCTCACGGCATGCGATGGGAAACGCCCTCAACGCCCTCGTCCAGAAACGGATTCGATCGAGAACCCTTTGGGGGAGAACATCGGGCGGCGGGGAGCTTCGCACCCTCTCAAGCCGATCGAAGAAAGCGGCGTTCCAATCCCTGCCCCTCCGATGGTCGTCGTCTGATGAGAAATCCGTACCGTAAAACGGCATGAGGGCGCCCCTTCCCACCCCATCGGGACGAACTACCTCAAGCCCTTCACCGTCCCATTTGACCTCATGAGGTCTCTTCTCAAGCGCGAGGAGAAGGGGCGTTGATTCGGGCTTTTCGGGCGAACCTCCGCACCAGAGGAGAAGCCAGGGTTCAGAAAGCTCGTCTTGTAAGCTCACGATCTTAACAGGCTTTGAAAGATCGAAGATCCGAACCCCCTCACGGAGAGGGGCGGCGGCGAACTTGAAGAAAGCCTCATGAGCCGTGATCTCCTTGGAAGTCGCCTCCGCCCTGCCCGAAACGGGGAGATCCGAGCAACGAAGCGAAAGGGACGGACCTTTGACCCGAAGCAGCAGCGCCGGGGAGAGGACGGAGGCTACGATATCGAGGGAATTGCGTCCCAAACGGGTTTCAAAATCGATGGAGAGCTCGAGTGTAGTCCAGCTCACCTTCCAGGACTTGCCCCCGACTTTCGCCCCTTTCGGAATCCAGGAGACCCGGAGCAGGTAGAGCGGCCCGACGTCCCATCCGTCGTGGTGAACCCTGAAAGAGGCTGTGCCCAGGCGCATGTCCGCCCAATCGGCCGAGAAACAGAGCCACCAGGTCGCCTCACCCCGCCCTTTCTTCCCCGGCTCATATGGGCGGCGCATGCTCTCAAGCGGTTTCCTCTTAAAACCTAAAACCCTTTCCTTCCCTACCCCCCATACTTTCGGGACGATTTCAAAGCCGTATCTCCCGAGCCTGCCGACCAACTCCGCTTCCGAGTGGAGCGAAAGCAGGACGATCGACAGGATAACGCCCCAGAGCTTCATCTTAGAGGAGCTCATCGGCGTTCTCCCTTATCTTGGCTATAGCCTCCGCTATATCGTCCATATCCTCCTTTGAACTCAAAAACAGGTTTTGTGGCAGGCTCACGAGCTCATCCGGAGCCCTCTCGGCTACGGGGCAGATCTCCGGGAACCTCTCCCAGTCCTCCTTTGAAGGGCGCAACGCCCTGTAGAGGGGAGGATCTATCCCTCCGCATGGGATCCCCTCGGCGTTTAAAGCCTCCCTGAACCTGCCTATCGGAACGCCCTTGAAGGCTTCCGGGTCGTATCTGAAGAGATAAGGCCAGGGCTGGTGTTCCGTAAGCCTGGGATCGGGTTTCACGGGCTTTATCCCTTCGATCCCCTCAAGTTTCCCCGACAGATACTCGCTGTTGTTTTTCCTCCTCTCCCTCTGCTCTTTGAGCCTTTCAAGCTGGCAGAGGAGTATCGCCGATTGAAACTCCGTGAGCCTGTAGTTGTAGTAGTTCGTGACCCCTTCGGAGTAGGCGTCGCCTTCACGGGTTCTGCCGCAATCCTTTATGCTACGACACCTTTCAAACAGTTTCCTATCGTTCGTCGTTATCATGCCTCCCTCGCCGCAGGTCATGAACTTCCCCCGTTGGAAGCTGAAGCAGCCCATATCCCCCAATGAGCCGACGGATCTATCCTTCCACCTGAAGCCATGTGCCCTGGCGCAGTCCTCTATCAGGAGAATGTTATGTTTCCTCGTTACCTCCAGGAGTTTGTCCATATCGGAGGATGTCCCGAAGTTATGGACGGTGATCACGGCTTTGGTTTTTGAGGTTATAAGGCTCTCAAGCTTTTCGGCGTCGAGACAGTAGCTTTCCGGATGGACGTCGCAGAAGACGAGCTCCGCTCCGGTCATCAGCGCGGCGCTCCCGGTAGCCAGCCAGGTTATGGCCGGGACGATCACCTCATCCCCTTCTCCCACTCCCGCTGCAAGCAGGGCGACGTGCAACGCCGCCGTTCCGGTTGAGACGGCCACCCCATACCTGCAATCGTGGAAGCTTGCGAATTTCTCCTCTATCTCCTCCTCCTTGGGGTTGCTTCGCCCGACACCTCCTCCCCACATCCGTTCCTCCAGCGCCTCCTTCAGCGCCTTAAGCTCGCATTCATCGCATATCGGCCATGAGGGCCAACCTTTCTCCCTAACGGGCTTACCTCCCTTAAGCGCTAATTTCGCCATATCAAACACCTCCCTATTTTCCTTAAAGTTCGCCAAGCTTAGTATATATCACGGTGAGCTTCACATCAAGCCATGTTTTCCTCGTTCCCTCATGCCGATGCCCACCCGAGTCACCGAAGCCGTTTTGATATCTCCCCAGATGATCGGAAGGTTGCCTGAGGGGTCAACTGCGACTATGCCCAGCACCGACCCCAACCCTTTTTCCATAATTTTCTTGCCCCTACGGTTGACTCATGAGGTCGGTGAAAGCGTAAAGCTTGCCGTCATATGATGGGAAAAGAAGGAGGGGAACCCCTTTGGAGGCGAGAAGTATGGGGGACGACCAGAGGTTTTCACCTCTCGTCTCGTAAGGCCAAACTCTTCCTCCGCCTTTATAGCTCCAGATCAGTTTTCCGCTTCCCCCATCGAGGGCGTAAATTTTGTCGTCGAGTGAGCTGATGAAGACCACCACCCTACCCTTGATCCTCCCTAAAACCGGTGAAGCGGTGATGTATTTGCCGGTTTTATACCGCCACAACCTCCGTCCCGTTTTACCGTCCACGGCGTGAACCGCCCGATCGTAAGAGCCGAAAAACACCATCGTTCTGCCTTTCACAACCCCCACAGCTGGGGTTGAATCTATGGCGTGCCCCGCTCTGTAGCTCCAGATCAACCCGCCGTTCTCAGCGTCCAAAGCGCAGAGCGTCCCGAACCTCGTCCCCACTAACACCACCCTTCTCCCCCCTATTTCAGCTACGGTCGGGGAGGATCGGATCTCCGATCCGGTCGTGAACCTCCATATCTCCTCCCCCGTCTCACCTCTCAGGCAGTAAAGGTTGCCGTCAGCCGAGCTGATGAAGATGAAAGGTGAACCTCCCATCGAAACGTAAGCGGGGGATGAAAGGTAGGTCGATGAGAGAACCCTGCTCCACAACTTCTCACCGTTCGATGCGTCCAGAACGAAAAGCTCGCCTCTCTGAAACCCCTTAACCGGTCTGCGATCCGAGTTCCATATACCGAAGATGAGGACGGTTCTCCCTCCGATCTCACCCGTGACGGGGGATGAAACCACCGCTTCACATATCGTGTAGCTCCAAGGCTGCGTCTCGTAGCACCACTTCCTTACCCCGTCCCTAGCCCCTACGGCGTAAACGGTTCTGTCAGACGAGACGACGAATAGGGTGGGTTCCCCTTTGACCCATGCGAAGGCGGGGGCGAAGTTCAACGAACCGCCGGTGGTGAACTCCCAAACCTCCTTGCCGCTTAAAGCGTCGATGCAATACAGGTTGCGATCGTAAGCGCCGACGAAGATGAGAACCCTCCCGTCCACCTCAGCCGCTACAGGTGAAGTGGACCAGACGTTCGTCCCCCTCGTGTATCTCCACACATGTTTCCCCAGATCGAAACTCCACAGAAGCCGAAGATCGCCTGAGGAGAACTCCACATCGGCGAACCCGATATGACAGGGGTTCCCGCCGAACGTGTGCCAACCGGTCGGATCGACCGTTAAAATGAGCAATAGGAGAGCCAAGAGGCTCATCTCATCTCGATCCTACCGACACACCCCTTGAGACATCTGCCGCAATATATGCAGCTTGAGAGGTTAAGTTTGCCCTCCTCGATCGCCCCCACAGGGCAGACCTCATCGCATCTACCACACCTTTCACACTTCCCTCCGCTTCTGAATTTGAGAGCAGAGAACCTTGAGGTAAGTGACAGAAGTGTACCCAGAGGACAGATATATCGACACCAAGCCATCGGGATAAGTAACGAGACGGTCAGCACGACGAATAAAGCGAGCAGTGAAGAGTAATCGAGCTCACCTCCGTAAAGCACACACCACGGGTTTGTGACGAAAACCCTCACGAACACCAGGAAGATCCAAACGCCCAGAAGCGGATACCTCACCTTCACCAAACGTTCAGCCCATCTCTTGCTCACCAGGACGAAAGGCAGGAGACACAAAAGGAATATACTGAAACAGGCGGCGACGTTCTCGGTGAAAAAATCGGTGGAGGGTTTGAAAAATACCAACATCCGAAACGCAGCAAAGGAGATGAGAGCCAAAAGGATCAGATCGAAAATCCTCGCCGCCCTCCCATAACCGAGAACCCTCCTCTTGAGGAGGGCGATCCTCCCCACACCTTCCTGAAGCAGACCCAGAGGGCAGACCCATCCACAGAAAGCACGACCGATGCTCAGCGAGAAACCGATCACCGGGATGAAGATACACAGTTGACCGAACGCCCTCAGATCGTCACGACCTATCTCGCTTATGCCCGACATAGCATCCCGGATCATACAGAGACACCGATGGAGGAAGATGATGAAAAAGAAAGCCGAGGCGATCCTTAACCCCCATCTCCCTCTCTCCTCCCTCCCGAACTTGAGGAGGAACAGAGCTGAAAGTGAGAGGAATAGGAAGATGAGGAGAAACGGCGTGGCGTCTATCCAACTGCCCGCCACAGGGATAAGAGGTCTGACGACGATCTTACGGCCGATCAGGTTGAATATCCTCTCCCACATTCTCTCTAACCCTCATCCTCCTCCAGAACGCATACCGATTCCGATCTGAAACCCAGCCGCACCCTGCTTCCGATCGAGATGGGAAGTCGGAGGAACTCCCCACGATACAGGTGTGATATAAACCTCACCCCTTGGACGTCGAGGATGACCCTCACGAACATCCCCCTATCGGATATCTCCCGCACGATCCCCTCGAACTCGTTCTCCAGGTTCAACGGCGAGGCCGATACCTTCACCTCCTCCGGTCTTACACAGATGCTCACCGGATCGATCCTTCCGTCCAGATGTGCCTTGATCTTGATACTATCACCCACCCTCACCAGGTGGAACCCACCCTCCTCACCCTCATATCTCCCTCTGAACAGGTTCTCGGCGCCGAGGAACTTAGCGATGAACGTGGTGGAGGGACGTTCGAATATTCTATCGGGCTCATCCACCTGAATCAGTCTTCCGTTGTTCATCACCCCTATCCTATCGGCGAGCGCCCTCGCCTCGGAGTAATCGTGGGTCACGTGTATGACGGTGATGTTGAAGCTTCTGTTTATCTCCTTTAACATCCTGAAGACCTGCTCTCTGGAGCTGTAATCGAGAGAGTGTAAAGGCTCGTCCAGCAACATCACCTCCGGCTCAGGTGCCAAAGCCCTGGCGAGGGCGACCTTCTGTTTCTCACCCCCGCTCAGCGAGCCGATCTCCTCCCTCTCAAGCAGATCCTCTATCCCCAGAGCCGAGACCACTTCCATCATCCTCCTCTCCCTCTCCTTCTTCGGGTATCCTCTCGCCTTCAGACCGTAAAGGATGTTCTCGCTCACGGGGAGATGTGGGAAGAGCCCGTATTCCTGATAAACGAACCCGACGTTCCTCCTCTCAGGCGGGATGCGTGTCACCTCTCTACCGTTTATCCATATCTCACCCTCTTCTGGGAACCAGAACCCGGCTATCGTCTCCAACAGCAGCGTCTTACCCGCCCCGCACGGTCCCAGAAGAACGAAATACTCACCCCGTTCCACCTTTAAGGTTATCCCTTTGAGGGAGAAGCTCCCCCATCTCCTCCGAACACCTCTCAGCTCGATCATCACTCTAAACCTGTCCGAAAAATCTAAAGGTTCTCAAAAACGGGAAAATCTGAAAACAGGGATCATCCCGACGTGTTGTTCCCTTATCCACCTCAAAAGTATAAAGATCCAGAGGCAGATTATGAGGAAGAGGATCGCCACAGGTTGAGCCTCCGATAGACCGTATTGGGTGAACACGTCGTAGGTGAAGGTTGAGATGGTGAAAGGGTGATAAGCCAGAACCATTAAGCTCCCCATCTCCGATAAAGCCCTCGACCAGGTCATGACACACCCCTCAAATATAGCGGGAGCTGCCAGGGGAAGTGAAACCTTGAAGAACGTCTTTAAAGGAGATGCTCCCAGACTGCGGCTGATCTTCTCTAACTTCGGATCGACCGAATGGAACCCGTTCATGGCGCTGAAAACCAGATAGGGCGAGCTGACGTAAACCTGAGCGGCTACTATGCCGAAATAACTGCCGGCGATGCTCACGCCGAACGTCCTCCTTATGAACTCCCCAACGGGCGCCTTGGGTCCCAACATCACCAACAAAGCTATGCCGACGATGGTGTGGGGGGTGAGAATCGGTATGGAGAGCAACGATTCAACCGCTCTTCTCCCCCTGAACCCCATCCTCACCATCGAGTATGCAAGCGGAACCCCGAAAAGAAGGGAGATCAAAGTGGTGACGGTGGCTGTCGCCAGGCTCGTATACAGAGCTCCCCGAAACTTCTCCTGATTCAACGTGGCGGCTAAGGTCTGAGGGGAACTTTGAAACAACAGATAAAGCAGCGGAAAAAGGATGAAGGAGAGTAAGATAAAACCGATGAGAAAGGCGACGAGGTGAAACCGAACCCGTTCTCTCCCCACACCCAACAGAACGGAATAAAGCAAGCTGAGAACGATCAAGCTTTGAATCCAATATGGCGTCAGGAAGAGAACCGACAGGACGAAGATAGCCAGGTATCCTATGAGCCTTGGTAAACGGAATGAAGCGGCATACAGGATCACCAGCAGCGGGAAGAGCAACGGTCTGTCGGCGTAAACCACCAATAGCACAAACATCGACAGATACCCCGCCAGGTAGATCGACCACTTGAACCTTTTTAATCTGCTCGACCAGATGAACCCGTGAGCCAGGAAGAACAGGTTGGCGCACAGATGAACCAGGTTCATCCCCCAGTCCATCAGGTGTGGGTAGACCAACAGGTGGATCGCCAGGAGAAATGTGAAAGCCGCAGATACGGTGTATCCGAGTTTACCTCTTCCCCACATATCGCTTAAGCTCTTTAGGTAGTTTCGAGCCGCCTTTCGCCAGCGGCGGCGATATCGGCTGATACCCCTCCTCCTTTAATACCCTTCTGCCTTCCTCGCCCAGAAACAGCTGGAGGAACATAATGGCGTGTCTCAGGTGGGGGGCGCCCCTGGGGATCGTGACCGCATATGTTATCTCACAAGGCAGCTCGACATATCTCAGCCGATGCCTCTTAGCCGTCGAGAGGCGAGTGAAGATATAGTCGAGCTTCCTCTCCTCCAGAAGTTTCAGGAGCTCATCGGTGCTCCGATATACTCCTCCCGGAGGGGAGTTGGTCTTCCACACCAGAGCCGCCCCCCTACCTGAGGGGTCGTCCGGGTCAAGTCGCCCCACCCTCACATCATCTCTCGACAAAACCTCACGCCAGTTTCCAGAGTTGATCTCATCCGCATATCTGCTTTTGTCGGTGAACGCAATCGTTATCCTATCGACGGCGAACTTCACATACCACTCCGCGTAGCTCGGCATCAGGAGTTTCCTTCGCATCAGCATCTTCTCGATCAGCTTTGGATCGGATAGAGCTACCAGATCGACCTCCCTTTTGAGATCGATCACCTTACACACCACCCCCAACGGTTTAGAGGGCTCGGCGTCAATCTTTATCCTCGGATAAACCTTCTCGAACCTCCTCATCAGTTTCTCCATCGCTCCTTTAAGCGCCTCGTCGTAGAAGATCACCAGCCTCTCCTCATCCCAGCTGCAGGCGAGGATGAACGGTATCAAGAGTAGGGCAACCCACCCCTTCGATCTCATCTTACTCACCCCTGACGTATTTTCTCAGCCGAGGCGGCATCTTGGAGATCCCGACGGCGACGGCGGGGTGTATGGGTGGTTGACCGTTTTTATCCATTATACTTCTCCCCTCGTCGCTCAGCATCAGCTCGACAAACTGGACGGCGAGATCGAAATGAGGGGCGCCTTTGGGGATCGTCACCCCGTAAACTATAGGTGTCCCTTCGACCGTGATGAACTCGCCCGGTCGTTTCCCGGTTATCTTCACCTTCGCCTGGGCGTAGAACTCCTCCATATCCGGATCGCTCAGGTCTATCTCCCTGGGCAGCTCCACGTATTTCAACCTGTGCTGTTTGGCCACCGAGAGGTATTCGAAGGCGTAGTCCAGATCGAGGGATTCCAACTGTGGAAGGAGCTCTACCGATCCCTGCCTTATGTTGCTCGGAGGACAGTTTTCCATCAAACTTTTATAGATGCTCTTTCTCCCAAGCTTATCCTTGTAGTAGATATCAGCCAGTTGCCACACCATCAACGTTCTGTAGCCGCACGGGTCCATGTTCGGATCGGATCTGCCGAACCTCACGTCTTTTCTCGATAGTATCTCATACCAGTTTTCGGAGTTTATCCTGTCGCCGTATCTGCTCCTTTCGGTGTAAGCTATCACCATCCGGTTCCCGGCGAACTTCACATACCAGTCGGCGTGATCGGGCATCAGTATATGTTTGATCACCCTGTAGTCGGCGACCGCCACCACGTCAGCCTCCCTTCCGAGCTCGGAAACTTTCCTCGCCGCCACCAGGCTCCCCGAAGCTTCCCTCTGGATCTCCACGTTCGGATGGCGTTTCTTGAAGGCGGCTGACAGATCCTCCATCGGTTTCGAGAGGCTTCCGGCGTGGAAGATGATCAACTTCTCTTCCTCACCACATCCAACTATCAGCAAAATGCAGATCAGAAACGAAACTAAGCTCAACCTCGCCATCTCACTCCCCCACTATGTGTAGGAACCGGAACCTGGGATCGGTCACCCAAGTTTTGAACCTCGGATCATCATACCAACCTAGATAGTTGTCCTCGACGGCATCTGTGAACTGGTGTTCGATGATCCTATCGCCTATCAAGGTTATCGAGCCGCCCACAGCTCCTTCCCGGTTGAACCTGACCTTAACCCACTTTCCATCCGTCAGGAAACCCACGCCGGCGAACAGATCGTCCACCGAAGGCTCCACCTCGATCTTTCCATCTCCCACATACATCAGCACCAGATACTCCAGCCTCCTCACCGAGGAAGTGTGATGTATCTCCAGAACCTTTTGATGTTTCGTCCTCCCGTCGAACAGGAACCAGCTGTAGGAGATGCTGAAGGGAGGTGTCTTGGTGTATTTACCGTTCGGTTTCGACGGGTCATAGCTCTTCAGCTGGGGGTTTTCGGGCAGTATCACCCATCCGAGCATCCTCTCCGAGCCGCTCTTGACGGTGAACCGGTTTCCCTCCGTCTCCAACTCCTCTCCGACGGCAGCCACCCAGTATCCCCTCTCTCCTTTTGGTCCCAGAACCACCCGATCGTATACGATCACGACGTCCGGTTTGACGAACACCACCTGTCTGTAGACCTCCTCCGCCAGACCGAGATCCCAGGAGTTAGTGGCGTCTCCGGCGACATAATCGAACTCCGGTCTCGTCTCATATGCGATTATCTGCCCCTCCTTGATGAAGAGCGATTCGGTATGACCGTGCAGGTCGATCCCTCCGCCCCATCCACCTTCTGCGGGGGCATATCCGACGAGCCTCCTCTCCCTCGTGATATATCTGAACGTGGGATCGGAGAACCTGTTTATGACCACATATTCCTCGGCTCTCGGATGTCTCAGGTTTTCACCCCATCTCCTCAACCAGTCGGACGGCTCGATCACCACCACGTTTCCCCAGCTTTTCCCCGGGTTAGGGTTGCCGTCGTCCCCATAGGATGAAGCTGTTCCCAGCAGGAACTCGCCCCCTTTGATGATCATCAGGTGTGTCGGTTGATGTCGGTAGACGTGATCCCTCAATCCGCACCTGAAGATCACCTCGGTGGCGGTGGGGCTCCAGTCGGATCGCATCACCAGATCTCCCTCACCGTCGAAAAGCAGGGTGGGCGGCATCTCATCCAGAGCCACCTCAGGCGTTTCCGGCTCATACCACCCCAGAGCCAGCGCAATGGGAACTACGAACGCCATCGGCACGGTCGTCGAAGCCGCCTCCTTGAACTTCAACAGCCCCTCCACCTCCTCAGAGGAGAGCTCCGGTCTCTCCAGCTCCATTATCAGCTTCTCCCACCTGTATTTCCATTTCTCAAACGGATGTCCGCTAAGCGTTCCCTCCAACCACCTCATCGGCTCGCCTAGAGGACCGACCGGACCGAACATCCTCCTCTTATCGTTTATCGGTCGGATCAGCTCCGAGTGGGTGAGGAAGGCGTAGACCATCTTTTTCCTGTGCAGCTTACGTTCGCCGAACACGTTGCTCAGGTAAAGGAAAGAGTATCCGTAGCCGGCATGTGGGCAGTGACACCCTGTCCTCTCGTTGAGCCATCTTCGTCCGCCCCGCTTGCCCTGATGTGTTGTGAAATACCTCTCTACGTTCGAGAGCCACATCCCTATGTGCCAGAGCAAAGCCCTTTCCCTAACCGTAAGGGGTTCCTCGATGGATGCCAACGTCCATGGGAAAACGTTCATGTCGCCTAAGTGTCCGTTGAAGAACCGGCGCAGTTTCGCCACCTCCTCATCCGCCTCGCCGGGGATAGCCGCCGCCATGTCGAAGAGAGCGGCCACCGCCCCGGGGAAGAAAGGTCCGTGATGGTGAAAGGTGCAGTATCCATCCGTTCGGGCGTCCTTGAGGACCCCCTTTATCCTCGACTTGAAATACTCCCTCAGCTGTGGATCATCGGCGAACATCGCACCGAACTGAACCGCCAACATCCGCCATCCCAACTCATACCTCCTCCATCCGCCCTGAGACGGCAGTTTGCGCTGCCCCTCGGGGAGCTTCGGGACGAAGGTCGATCTGGCTATCCCCGCCGGGAGGAAACCATCCCTCTCACACTCTCTCCTCAGCCATTCGAAATACCGTTTGAACAGCCTCGGATACTTCTCGATCCTAGCTTTGATCCCAGGTATATCTTCTTTCCTGAACAACATCCTGGGATGCTCCAGCTTGGGGAGCCTGATGAACTTGTGCTCCTCGACCATCCTCCCATGGGGCGAGTTTAAGGTGACCAGTAACGTGAAGATACCCCAGCTCTTCAGGTCGAACTTTATCCTGTGCGCCCGGCTCTCCCCGGGCATCAGGGTCAGATCCATGCTCCCCGTAGCCTCCACCTCGTCCATGTAGTTTCTCACCTCGTAGTTCAGGTTTATCCCCTGAGAACTGTCCGTCAGATTCTCCAGCTCCAGCCTGAACCTGACCGGTTCCTCGTCGTAGAAGAGAGACCTGTATCTTTCGGGGATAGACTCGCTCCCCGGCGGATCGCCCACGACCTTCATCCTCACCGCTCCCTCAGCAGCCATCTCCACCTTGAGGGCGTCTATCTGGACGAACGAGCTGTATGCTTTGACCCTGATGTGGTGTTTTCCGGGCGTGAGGTGGAAGACGGGTGCGTTCCATCTCCAGAACTCATCCGTCTCGGCGATCAGGAACTGCATCTGATCGGGGGTCATCCAGATCTCCCTCCGCCACGGATACTCGGCTCCGCCGTCCAGAGAGAGGGTGATCGGTCCGGGACGGTCATACTTGCTCAGGGGAGGAAACGGTACGAGCTGAGGATCGGTCACCGAGCTGACGTCGATCCATCTCTCCTCCACCGTTTTCCCCTCACGGTCTATAAGGGCTACCTGGACAGTGAGGGAGTTATCAACCCTGAACCTCTTGTTCATCCCTCTTCCCGCTTCAAGCGATACCGATGTGCGCCTGGAGAAACGGGGCTGAACCTCAGCCGGTCCGATCTCCTTGAGTGTATCAGGTGCAAGCGCCACAGGTGAGAGGAACACAGCCAGCCTGGTCCGCAGCTCTAAGGCGATCCTGTCCGAGGGGATGAGCGGCCACCAACTGTTATTGGGAGGGGCCACCAGCTTGAGGAGGAGGGGGTTTGAGGGCAGATCGATCTCCCTCACGATCTCCAGCTTCTGGGGATCGACCTCCACCACCTTCTTCCCCTTCCAGCAGGCGATCAGAAGGGAGGAGCTGCACCCTTTGAGCCATCCGGGAGGGATGAACACCTCCAAAGCTACGGGGGTTTCGGGCAGTTTGACCTCCCCTATAATGCTCAGCTTTACCGGATCTATCGCCACCACCCTGTTACCTGAGGCGTCCGAGACGAAAAGCCTCCCCCTGGTCGGATCGGAGGCGATATCGGAGGGATACCCCCCTAGCTCTATCTTTCCGATAATCTCCCCGCTCCCCATATCGACCGCGCCGACCCTGCCGGTGGAGGGTGAGGTGAAGAACAACCTACCCGCCAAGGTGACCATCGCATCGGGACCGGGCGTGTCCTTGAGGGGGAAGGGGAACCGATCGGCGACCTTTGGCGCTTCAGTTATCGATTTGGTATCGATCTTCTTCGAAACCCTCCCTTTTTCTGTCACAGCTTCCAACTGAAGGGTGTGGGGTGAGGGCGAGGTGAACCGAGCCCAACACGGTCTGTCACGCCTGCCCACCTCCACAGATCTTCTCCTTCCAAACCCGTA
This Candidatus Poribacteria bacterium DNA region includes the following protein-coding sequences:
- the wtpA gene encoding tungstate ABC transporter substrate-binding protein WtpA, whose amino-acid sequence is MARLSLVSFLICILLIVGCGEEEKLIIFHAGSLSKPMEDLSAAFKKRHPNVEIQREASGSLVAARKVSELGREADVVAVADYRVIKHILMPDHADWYVKFAGNRMVIAYTERSRYGDRINSENWYEILSRKDVRFGRSDPNMDPCGYRTLMVWQLADIYYKDKLGRKSIYKSLMENCPPSNIRQGSVELLPQLESLDLDYAFEYLSVAKQHRLKYVELPREIDLSDPDMEEFYAQAKVKITGKRPGEFITVEGTPIVYGVTIPKGAPHFDLAVQFVELMLSDEGRSIMDKNGQPPIHPAVAVGISKMPPRLRKYVRGE